In Chryseobacterium lactis, a single genomic region encodes these proteins:
- the nadE gene encoding NAD(+) synthase: MQTQKVIDHIVSWLKDYATKARVNGYVIGVSGGVDSGVVSTLAAMTGLKTLLIEMPIRQKVDQVDRAKDHMNDLKSRFPNVEIMSVDLTPAFEELYKTFDVKDDLYPNEKLAFANTRSRLRMLTLYYYGQLNGLLVCGTGNKVEDFGIGFYTKYGDGGVDVSPIADLYKTEVYTLAKGLNLIKSIQEAIPTDGLWDVDRTDEQQIGATYPELEKIQKEYGTKTAEEYEGRDKEVFLIFDRMHKAAKHKMEPIPICDIPEDWREE, encoded by the coding sequence ATGCAGACACAAAAAGTAATAGATCATATCGTAAGCTGGTTAAAGGATTATGCTACAAAAGCAAGAGTTAATGGTTATGTAATTGGCGTTTCAGGTGGAGTAGATTCAGGAGTGGTTTCCACACTGGCAGCGATGACAGGATTGAAAACGTTACTTATCGAAATGCCGATCCGTCAGAAGGTAGATCAGGTAGATCGTGCAAAAGACCATATGAATGATCTGAAGTCGAGATTTCCCAATGTTGAAATAATGTCTGTAGATCTGACACCTGCTTTTGAGGAGCTCTACAAAACATTTGATGTTAAAGATGATTTATATCCGAACGAAAAACTGGCTTTTGCCAATACAAGATCCCGCTTAAGAATGCTGACATTGTATTATTACGGTCAGCTTAACGGTCTTTTAGTGTGTGGAACAGGAAATAAAGTAGAGGATTTCGGAATCGGATTTTATACAAAATATGGGGATGGCGGAGTAGATGTTTCTCCTATTGCAGACCTCTATAAAACAGAAGTGTATACTTTAGCTAAAGGATTAAATCTGATCAAAAGTATTCAGGAAGCTATTCCTACAGACGGACTTTGGGATGTTGACAGAACAGATGAACAACAGATAGGAGCTACTTATCCCGAGCTTGAAAAGATTCAGAAAGAATATGGTACTAAAACTGCTGAAGAGTACGAAGGCAGAGATAAAGAAGTATTCCTGATTTTCGACAGAATGCATAAAGCGGCAAAACATAAGATGGAACCTATTCCTATTTGTGATATTCCGGAAGACTGGAGAGAAGAATAA
- a CDS encoding GNAT family N-acetyltransferase, whose product MIIRQEEEKDYKEVFQLVEKAFRDMEHSDHQEQFLVEKLRKSDVFIPELSLVAEDESGEIAGHILFTKIKIENDTESFESLALAPVSVQPEFQNRGIGGQLIREGHRIAKELGYRSVILLGHEKYYPKFGYEKTSNFGISFPFEIPEENGMAIELVKDGLKNIKGVVKYPKEFGID is encoded by the coding sequence ATGATCATACGACAGGAAGAAGAAAAAGATTATAAAGAAGTGTTCCAGCTTGTAGAAAAAGCTTTCAGGGATATGGAACATAGTGATCACCAGGAACAGTTTTTGGTTGAAAAATTAAGGAAATCAGATGTTTTCATTCCCGAATTGTCTTTGGTAGCAGAAGATGAAAGTGGTGAAATTGCAGGTCATATTCTGTTCACAAAAATTAAAATTGAAAATGATACAGAATCTTTTGAGTCACTGGCTTTGGCTCCTGTATCCGTACAACCTGAATTTCAGAATCGGGGAATCGGAGGTCAGCTTATTCGGGAAGGACATCGTATCGCTAAAGAATTAGGATACCGATCTGTGATTCTTCTCGGACATGAAAAATATTATCCTAAGTTTGGTTACGAAAAAACAAGTAATTTTGGGATTTCTTTTCCGTTTGAAATTCCGGAAGAAAATGGAATGGCCATAGAACTGGTAAAAGATGGATTAAAAAATATAAAAGGCGTAGTAAAATACCCTAAAGAATTTGGTATAGATTAA
- a CDS encoding GNAT family N-acetyltransferase yields MILETERLILRKLEDTDFERMFLMDSDPEVMKYLGKPVTSVEESKEGIRMIQKQYKENGVGRLAVIEKESGLMIGWSGLKLLREPINGHVNTLDLGYRFIPEFWGKGYAMETAKASLDYGFNELGAETIYAYADSGNTGSNYILKKLGFKNTGEFEDSGVLCFWYELKRENYTDK; encoded by the coding sequence ATGATACTGGAAACGGAGAGATTAATTTTAAGAAAGCTTGAAGATACCGACTTTGAACGGATGTTTTTGATGGACTCTGACCCTGAGGTAATGAAATATCTGGGCAAGCCGGTGACGAGCGTTGAAGAATCAAAAGAAGGCATCAGAATGATTCAGAAGCAATATAAAGAAAATGGAGTAGGAAGACTTGCTGTGATTGAAAAAGAAAGTGGGCTGATGATTGGATGGAGCGGACTGAAATTATTGAGGGAACCCATCAACGGACATGTGAATACACTGGATCTGGGCTACCGTTTTATTCCTGAATTCTGGGGTAAAGGATATGCCATGGAAACGGCAAAAGCTTCTCTGGATTATGGTTTTAATGAATTGGGAGCAGAGACCATTTATGCCTACGCAGATTCCGGAAATACCGGATCAAATTATATCTTGAAAAAGCTTGGCTTTAAGAATACGGGAGAATTTGAAGACTCAGGAGTACTATGTTTCTGGTACGAATTGAAACGTGAAAATTATACAGATAAATAG
- a CDS encoding leucine-rich repeat domain-containing protein, translating into MMKIKIFTALAFISGLSLFYGQKLDFKDKNFEKAVLENFDLNKNGTMEPMEIGMVTNLFLVQKGITSTDDLRHFKNVKMILLDDNTIQDITVNNLDKLELFSCTGCKSSSFKAENLKSLTSLYLDNNSLETISLKGTPRIEQLTLSLNLLKTIDVNQLKNLKKLNIEHNKIQKVDISGNSALQTLNVGGNKMKETDIKKGAKTGITIFGTEE; encoded by the coding sequence ATGATGAAAATTAAAATATTTACAGCTCTGGCCTTTATTTCAGGACTTTCCCTTTTTTATGGTCAAAAGCTTGATTTTAAAGACAAAAATTTTGAAAAAGCGGTATTGGAAAATTTTGATCTGAACAAAAACGGAACAATGGAACCCATGGAAATCGGCATGGTTACCAATTTATTTCTCGTTCAGAAAGGAATCACTTCCACCGATGATTTACGGCATTTTAAAAATGTAAAAATGATTCTGTTAGATGATAATACAATCCAAGATATAACAGTGAATAATCTGGACAAACTGGAACTGTTTTCATGCACAGGATGCAAAAGTTCTTCATTCAAAGCCGAAAACCTGAAAAGCCTGACGTCATTATATTTGGATAACAATAGTCTTGAAACCATTTCTCTGAAAGGAACACCAAGAATTGAACAATTAACTTTATCTTTAAATCTACTGAAAACAATTGATGTTAACCAGCTCAAAAATTTAAAAAAGCTGAATATAGAACATAACAAGATTCAAAAAGTCGATATTTCCGGAAATTCGGCTTTACAAACACTCAATGTAGGAGGAAACAAGATGAAAGAAACAGACATCAAAAAAGGAGCAAAAACAGGTATAACCATCTTTGGAACCGAAGAATAA
- the gldB gene encoding gliding motility lipoprotein GldB, with protein MKIFRFIALSSVLVLGLDSCKKEPENQWKVEIKETTEKADVTDISKEFYNPAIPLEQFKAQFPWFQGTVSDEDFGKRRTDAEEIKIYKEAIGKIDQAKLQKELQGLFSHIKYYFPQFKSPKVYLFSSALQMVQDPIIYDSKTNLLFIDITGFMGDGNPHYKGLELYFQKSMNPQNIVPKVSQIFAENIVTESPDHQKFIDQIILNGKVMILQDAFLPDFPDYLKMNYTQKQYDWAKSNEANIWNYFVESNLIFGDDPRLGERFIAPGPFSKFYTEIDNESSPQIGIFTGWQICKAYLKEKPDTKLTAFLKMDATTIFNQSGYKPTVTK; from the coding sequence ATGAAGATTTTTAGATTTATTGCGCTTTCTTCTGTTTTAGTTCTGGGACTCGATTCCTGCAAAAAAGAACCCGAAAATCAATGGAAGGTAGAGATCAAAGAGACTACCGAAAAAGCTGATGTAACGGATATTTCCAAAGAATTCTATAATCCGGCCATTCCGTTGGAGCAATTTAAAGCTCAATTTCCGTGGTTCCAGGGAACTGTTTCTGATGAAGATTTTGGAAAGAGAAGAACTGATGCAGAAGAAATAAAAATCTATAAAGAAGCCATTGGAAAAATAGACCAGGCTAAATTGCAAAAGGAGCTTCAGGGATTATTCTCTCACATTAAATATTATTTCCCACAGTTTAAAAGCCCGAAAGTATACCTGTTTTCATCAGCGTTACAGATGGTGCAGGATCCGATTATTTATGACAGCAAAACGAATCTTTTGTTTATCGATATCACAGGATTTATGGGAGATGGCAATCCCCATTATAAAGGGTTGGAACTTTATTTCCAAAAATCGATGAATCCACAGAATATTGTTCCGAAAGTTTCACAAATCTTTGCTGAAAATATCGTTACGGAATCTCCTGATCATCAAAAATTCATTGACCAAATTATTCTCAACGGCAAGGTGATGATTTTACAGGATGCTTTCCTTCCGGATTTCCCTGATTATCTGAAAATGAATTATACTCAAAAGCAGTATGACTGGGCTAAAAGCAATGAAGCCAATATCTGGAATTATTTCGTGGAAAGCAATTTGATTTTCGGAGATGACCCAAGATTGGGTGAACGTTTTATTGCTCCGGGGCCGTTTTCAAAATTTTATACAGAAATTGACAATGAATCTTCCCCTCAAATCGGGATTTTTACGGGATGGCAAATTTGCAAAGCTTACCTTAAAGAAAAGCCTGACACCAAATTAACCGCGTTCCTGAAAATGGATGCTACCACCATCTTTAATCAATCGGGTTATAAACCGACTGTAACGAAATAG
- a CDS encoding ABC transporter ATP-binding protein, with protein MENLISIRNLNYGFTSKQLILKNIDLSVPKGSIFGFLGANGAGKSTTMKMLIGSIPDDNNSIRIFDKNLSDLYPEGFQKIGSLIDTAAFYDHLSGWDNLIIISRLRNLPESECERVLHLVDLWDSRKMKMKKYSLGMKQRLSIAMTMLGNPDLLILDEPVNGLDPNGMLEMRELLIKLNKEEGVTIFISSHLLQEIEKMITHLAIISHGEIRFTGSIQDLNELYRYNHIRIGISNATQFIDEIPKNYSPKIINDHTIEITAESKENIASLIKQLVLNNAEIFEIKNNAGLEDWFMEITKN; from the coding sequence ATGGAAAATCTAATTAGTATTCGAAATTTAAATTACGGATTTACCAGCAAACAGCTTATTCTCAAAAATATTGATCTTTCGGTTCCGAAAGGAAGTATTTTCGGGTTCCTCGGAGCCAACGGAGCTGGAAAATCTACTACGATGAAAATGCTCATTGGCAGTATTCCCGATGACAACAATTCGATCCGGATTTTTGATAAAAATTTATCAGATCTGTACCCGGAAGGATTTCAAAAAATCGGCAGTCTGATCGATACTGCTGCATTTTATGATCATCTTTCAGGATGGGACAATCTGATTATCATTTCCAGGCTCAGAAACTTACCAGAGTCTGAATGCGAAAGGGTTCTGCATCTGGTAGATCTTTGGGACAGCAGAAAAATGAAAATGAAGAAATATTCTCTTGGAATGAAGCAAAGACTTTCTATTGCGATGACCATGCTTGGAAATCCTGATTTATTGATTCTCGATGAACCCGTAAACGGACTTGATCCCAACGGAATGCTGGAAATGCGCGAGTTACTGATCAAGCTTAACAAAGAAGAAGGGGTTACGATTTTTATATCCAGTCACCTGCTTCAGGAAATTGAGAAAATGATTACCCATCTTGCTATTATTTCTCATGGTGAAATACGCTTTACAGGAAGTATACAAGATCTTAATGAACTCTACAGATATAACCATATCAGAATTGGAATCAGTAATGCCACTCAATTTATCGATGAAATTCCTAAAAATTATTCTCCTAAAATCATCAATGATCATACGATTGAAATCACAGCAGAATCGAAAGAAAATATTGCAAGTCTTATCAAGCAACTGGTTTTAAATAATGCTGAAATTTTCGAAATTAAAAACAATGCAGGCCTTGAAGACTGGTTTATGGAAATCACAAAAAACTAA
- a CDS encoding thioredoxin-like domain-containing protein yields the protein MKKLMTAIGTEWLKTKGLGLTYIALILGALIPLLSFVPGFFKKSLVMEEALKYSVFEDAIGREALKYFTFFILLLFAIIAANRIAQTDHKNNGWQLMETQPVSRLQLYLSKYTILIFLCFLCIVSYFGFNIILALIDYYVHPDPAKLLHFDVSWMFKTFIRILVTILGIAALQLCVSVAFQGFIWSFLIGSLGLASNITSLVQKQAYFFNPYSSLYTFWNAPEIKNLNSFISHSEYMSLFWMVVFLILGYFWYSKKGFKNAFLKNKKQIFISLAGLIIGSGLLYIFQKPKSYQSDGTGVVIKGKLETDLKIDSVRIYSKDFHKKIGAAVVKNNTFSWLTTQALPLDEYILEIGNKKLNIIMATGDWFNFDIKLNSVKMVSYVQSNRKADQVYKNNEASFGYEFQYALEKQNYNNDPSKFYELAESDWKENKRILNVFADPENNALSEDYKRYKRELMSIEYLNEINNYRRMTSLTDSKFAPPASFLKELNENIQKPGPLLSKNDNYLQYKLDQLLSDKDQISNPDSILFVKIDQMPKGISKDQLLTKHLTKTIELQTDSTARNKLFNTEISKIGNIDYKKALYSKLDEINRSQKGSVFPDISLLNDKGITQKLSKYKGKYVVIDFWATWCGPCKQIRPVFESRSYQYRRYDNIQFISISLDEEQSKWTNYLKTKTSNIPQFWLVNAEQFMNKYKIQSIPRFIIIDPEGKIFNFNSPFPDEDNFVEILDKLKKY from the coding sequence ATGAAAAAATTAATGACAGCCATCGGTACAGAATGGCTTAAAACAAAAGGATTAGGATTAACCTACATCGCTCTTATTCTGGGAGCTTTAATCCCTCTGCTCAGTTTCGTTCCCGGATTTTTCAAGAAAAGTCTTGTGATGGAAGAAGCCCTGAAGTATTCGGTATTTGAAGATGCTATAGGACGTGAAGCTCTTAAATACTTCACATTTTTCATCTTACTTTTATTTGCGATCATCGCGGCCAACAGAATAGCACAAACCGATCATAAAAATAACGGATGGCAACTGATGGAAACCCAGCCAGTAAGCAGGCTTCAATTATATTTATCAAAATATACTATCCTAATCTTCCTGTGTTTCTTGTGCATCGTTTCTTATTTCGGATTTAATATCATTTTAGCTTTAATAGATTATTATGTACATCCGGATCCCGCAAAATTACTACATTTTGACGTTAGCTGGATGTTCAAAACCTTTATCAGAATCCTTGTGACGATTTTGGGAATTGCGGCTTTACAACTTTGTGTTTCCGTAGCTTTTCAAGGTTTCATCTGGTCTTTTCTCATTGGTTCACTGGGACTGGCTTCCAATATTACGTCTCTTGTACAGAAACAGGCTTATTTCTTTAATCCTTACAGCTCATTATATACTTTCTGGAATGCTCCGGAAATCAAAAACCTCAATAGTTTCATCTCTCACTCCGAGTATATGAGTCTTTTCTGGATGGTCGTTTTTCTTATTCTGGGCTATTTCTGGTACAGTAAAAAAGGATTTAAAAATGCATTTCTTAAAAACAAAAAGCAGATCTTCATTTCATTGGCCGGCCTTATTATTGGCTCAGGCTTGCTTTATATCTTCCAAAAACCTAAGTCTTATCAAAGCGATGGAACGGGAGTCGTTATCAAAGGAAAACTAGAAACTGATCTCAAGATAGATTCTGTCCGAATTTACTCTAAAGATTTTCATAAAAAAATCGGAGCAGCAGTGGTTAAAAACAATACTTTTAGCTGGCTGACTACACAAGCTCTTCCCCTGGATGAGTATATTCTTGAAATCGGAAATAAGAAGCTGAATATCATCATGGCCACTGGTGACTGGTTCAATTTTGATATCAAACTGAACAGTGTAAAAATGGTATCTTACGTACAATCGAACAGAAAGGCTGATCAGGTCTACAAAAACAATGAAGCTTCTTTTGGGTACGAATTCCAGTATGCGTTGGAAAAACAGAATTACAATAATGATCCCTCAAAGTTTTATGAACTGGCAGAATCTGACTGGAAAGAAAATAAAAGGATTCTCAATGTATTTGCAGATCCCGAAAACAATGCTCTTTCAGAAGATTACAAAAGATATAAAAGAGAGCTGATGTCTATTGAATATCTGAATGAGATCAATAATTACAGAAGAATGACTTCACTAACGGATTCAAAATTTGCTCCACCTGCATCTTTTCTTAAAGAATTAAATGAAAATATTCAGAAGCCAGGCCCGCTTTTGAGTAAAAATGATAACTATCTTCAATATAAACTGGATCAGTTATTGTCTGATAAAGACCAGATTTCCAATCCGGATAGTATCCTATTTGTGAAAATTGATCAGATGCCAAAAGGAATTTCTAAAGACCAGTTGTTGACCAAGCATTTAACAAAAACCATTGAACTGCAAACGGATAGTACTGCAAGAAACAAACTTTTTAATACTGAAATCAGTAAAATAGGTAATATCGATTATAAAAAAGCACTGTATTCAAAGCTTGACGAGATCAACAGGTCTCAGAAAGGTTCTGTATTTCCTGATATTTCGCTTCTTAACGATAAAGGGATCACTCAAAAGCTTTCAAAATATAAAGGGAAATATGTCGTGATAGATTTTTGGGCAACCTGGTGTGGACCGTGCAAGCAAATTCGTCCCGTATTTGAGTCGAGAAGTTATCAATACAGACGCTATGATAATATACAGTTTATTTCTATCAGTCTGGATGAGGAACAATCAAAATGGACTAATTATTTAAAAACGAAAACGTCCAATATCCCACAGTTCTGGCTGGTTAATGCTGAGCAGTTTATGAATAAATACAAAATACAGTCAATTCCGAGGTTTATTATTATTGATCCTGAAGGCAAAATTTTTAACTTTAATAGCCCATTTCCTGATGAAGATAATTTCGTAGAAATTTTGGATAAGCTCAAGAAGTATTAA
- the gldC gene encoding gliding motility protein GldC, giving the protein MRKTQITIDVELDENHVPENITWNAEDGGIDKQETKATMISVWDDKTKEALRIDLWTKEMPVDQMKMFIHQILISLGSTYQRATGEEDVAQWMEEVAEEFATKSAIK; this is encoded by the coding sequence ATGAGAAAAACTCAGATTACGATAGATGTAGAACTGGATGAAAACCACGTTCCTGAAAATATAACATGGAATGCTGAGGATGGTGGTATTGACAAGCAGGAGACCAAAGCAACGATGATCTCTGTTTGGGATGATAAAACAAAAGAAGCTTTAAGAATTGATCTTTGGACAAAAGAAATGCCTGTGGATCAGATGAAAATGTTTATCCATCAAATCTTAATTTCTTTGGGAAGCACGTATCAGAGAGCAACCGGAGAAGAAGATGTAGCTCAATGGATGGAGGAAGTTGCAGAGGAGTTTGCGACAAAATCAGCTATAAAATAA
- a CDS encoding cystathionine gamma-synthase, whose amino-acid sequence MNFNTKVIHGGQHHESATGSVNVPVFLTSTFAQKSPGVHSGYEYSRAANPTRQALEDSLASIENGARGLAFGSGLAAIDCVLKLLNPGDEVIAVDDLYGGTYRMFTRLFEKYQLKFTFVNFDDVSKIADVITDKTKLIWVETPTNPLMKLVDIKAVVDIAKGKDILVAVDNTFATPYIQRPIDLGADIVMHSATKYLGGHSDVIAGALIAKDAELGEKLHFIQFASGGILGPHDSYLVLRGIKTLALRMQRHSDNGLAVAKYLETHPAVDKVIYPGLESHPQYELAKSQMKESGGMVSFTFKSGKKEDAIKFLEKVRVFTLAESLGGVESLANHPALMTHASIPAEKRAELGITDDLVRLSVGIEDAEDLIADLEKAFS is encoded by the coding sequence ATGAATTTTAATACAAAAGTAATTCACGGAGGGCAGCATCATGAGTCTGCAACAGGTTCTGTAAATGTTCCTGTATTTTTAACCTCTACATTTGCACAGAAAAGTCCCGGAGTACATTCCGGATATGAATATTCAAGAGCTGCCAACCCTACAAGACAGGCATTGGAAGATTCTTTGGCAAGTATTGAAAACGGAGCGAGAGGTCTTGCTTTCGGGTCCGGTCTTGCTGCAATCGACTGTGTTTTGAAATTATTAAATCCGGGGGATGAGGTAATTGCTGTAGATGACCTTTATGGTGGTACTTACAGAATGTTTACCAGACTTTTTGAAAAATATCAGTTGAAATTTACATTCGTGAATTTTGATGATGTTTCTAAAATCGCCGATGTTATTACAGATAAAACAAAACTAATCTGGGTGGAAACTCCAACTAACCCATTGATGAAATTGGTAGATATCAAAGCGGTGGTAGACATTGCAAAAGGAAAAGATATCTTAGTGGCTGTTGATAATACTTTTGCTACTCCTTATATCCAAAGACCAATTGATCTTGGAGCTGACATCGTGATGCATTCTGCAACAAAATATTTAGGAGGACACTCTGATGTTATTGCAGGAGCTCTTATCGCTAAGGATGCAGAACTGGGAGAAAAACTTCACTTCATTCAATTTGCAAGTGGTGGTATTTTAGGCCCACACGATTCTTATCTTGTATTGAGAGGAATCAAAACGTTGGCATTAAGAATGCAGAGACATTCTGACAATGGTCTTGCAGTGGCAAAATATCTTGAGACACACCCTGCTGTTGATAAAGTAATTTATCCCGGTTTGGAATCTCACCCTCAATATGAATTGGCAAAATCTCAGATGAAGGAATCAGGAGGAATGGTATCATTCACTTTCAAGTCCGGAAAAAAAGAAGATGCTATTAAATTCTTAGAAAAAGTAAGAGTATTCACGCTAGCAGAATCTTTGGGAGGGGTAGAATCTTTAGCTAACCATCCTGCATTGATGACTCATGCTTCTATTCCGGCAGAAAAACGTGCAGAATTAGGGATCACCGATGATTTGGTTCGTTTAAGCGTTGGTATTGAAGACGCAGAAGATCTTATTGCAGATTTGGAGAAAGCATTTTCTTAA